cactcaacacaaaagattctccttacattcccattATCCTCCACTGCTCTCCCAATGACTTCTACTATCACCAtcccttttctttctttgctcttccctcctcctctcatTACCAATCTCttttccctaaacaacctctttTCACTTCCACATTAACCTACCACAAAATGGTGCAGTACTCGCCACTACACTGTAGACCCACGTCTGCAGTTCATTTGGGCCTCCTCCAATCTGCTGATATTAAAGACTTATTTTCTCTTGACTGAATAAGGTTTACAACCTATagttaaaaataacaaaacacaCCATTATTTCCCAGAAGAGCCCTGTAACTCTTCAAGCATCTATATGTTCCATTGTCTCCTTAATATTTCCAAAATCTTTcacccatcccacccccaacTCAGTCTTCTGGCCTCCAGTGACAAATACCTCCCTGCCATGTTCTAATTACTAGAACATTCTATGGAGTCTGTTTCACCACTGAAGGAGAATGTGACTCACCCTTGCCCAAAGTCCTTTTACCCACCTTTGCTCCACATCTCTGATTAATGAAAATCCATCAAGCTCAGATTTACAAACAACAACTGACAGAGCCTCAATTGTGGAAAAGTTCCAAAGATGTATCAGTCTCTGCAAGCAGAACTTCAGTCCCAAAAAACAAGGTTCAAACTTTTCAGCTAGACTgcccaatcagaaaaaaaagtttatctACCTGCAATTctccttaatatcttgaaaacttcaatcgaGTTATATTACAACCTCCTAACTACAACCTGTTGTGAACCAAAAATGTCAAATCTTATTACTTATTAAAGAATATGTACTCCGAGGCTTTGGCACAGTGAGTGTTGATTGGATGCATCAAGTTGTAATTACAGACAAGCAATTAAACTCACTGTTTAATGAGTACAACATTTGCTTCAATGCATTTTCAAAAACAGTATCAAATCAAACCAGGGTACTATTTTGTGGAACTTCACACACAAGTAAACCACTCTTCAATTTAACACAAATTATATTACCATCAGTAACCACCTGCACTTTGCGTCAGAATCATTGCCACCACAACCACTGATCACCTCATTGTAGGTTGCTCAACCACAGTCCCAGCTTTAAACTTAAAGCCACTAATATTGCCACCATCCAAGAAGAATTAACAGCCCAAAGCATGGATAGGATAAGCAATCTACCTATTTCATGTGACTGATTGGTGCAATTgcccaaaaaaaaagcaagttgaTCACATACATATCTGCACATTAAAAGCACACAAGGCAACAatgtggtgtggtgtggggggggggttttaatgataaataaataaataatgtgaaggAGGTACTAATAACAGACATAACCAAGatagcttaaaattatgcccaaaGATCTAAGTTTGGAACAAAATTCTTAAGGATTGTGTATTAGTGTAATTGCAAACCACTGTCGCCAAAAAGTGAGATAATCCATTTCAATGATGAAATGTTGATTAAGTTGTAATCAACCAAAAATCTGGCTTTATTAACAAATGGAATATTTGGAGTCTGATACAGCTTCCaacataatatttttttaaaaaaatgttctaatGCAGAAAAGTGGATATAATGAATTTCAAAATTGGGTACCAAACATTTACAACCAGTAATTTTTCTATTAATGTCCCATTTCATTCATTTTACAATGTTTTAAGCTTATAGATTTTAAACTTATAGAAAATTGCAAGTTAATGTACATGATACACAGAAACAGCAGCTTTATAATTGTTTTTCCTAACTGCTGAAGTGTAAATAGAGATTGTTGCAATTAGCATGTATTTCAGAGCAAGCAGCAAGTTTAGTGGGAATGAAATATATTCTAAAGCAAAGCTATATGCAGTGTTACAGGTTATGCAGAATTAAGTCAGCAGGCAACAGATGAACATTTTTAGGCACTATCTGAAAATAAAGGCAAGTGCAGTGAGAATCAAAGAAAAACATAGATGGGATACTTTGTAATGAAGTTCAAAAGGgacacatttaaaagaaaataccaatgcaaaaataaaaattctagctccaataacaaacaaaaatgtACAAATATGCAATTGTGTACCCCAAGCTTGCAAAAGCAGTATTAAAAGCACTTTAAAGATTTATTTCGCAAAATGAGTATCTCTACAGCATCCTTACATTTAGACTTGGGAGTagcaacaaataaaaatcaaaatattgcatgGGAGGAGAAATACTGAGCCAATCAGGAGCATCCGCGGAGAAAGGAATAaagtattcatttttcagaacccCATTTTTCCTCTTTCCATTGAGCATGTCCTGGTAAATATTTCCTGCTTTGGTCTTAAAAGTTCAACTGTTTCAGGGTTTTTGGAATTTCTATTAATGCAGTTTGAGAAAAAAGTATAATACTGTGAAAATAAAATTCCATTTATATACAGACTTAAGAAAATAAATAGTTATTCATACCAGGACTTGGATTGAGACTTTCTTTTAATCAAATTCCCTTCCCTTTGAAGGGAAACACTGCAGGTCAGATTTTAAAACACAAACAcgtaaaaaaaaactccactcataattttaacaaGTCAGGGAGAGAtaggaaaaataaacaataaagatTAAAATTAATCTTTTTAAAGTTAAGCAGGAACAGGACTTTTTACTGGAACtcaaaacataaaaacagatcaAGTTTTATTTTAGATGCTAAAGCTCAAATATTTATATTAAAGCCTGGCAATTTATTATGTTGTTTGGATTTCAACATGGGCCATTCCTGATATACATGGGGTTGAGGTCCTTTTTCCTCTTCCCACAGTCCTCTATAATACCTCGGCATAAGGACTGAGTTAGATCTCTTTCATGGAAAGCTTTGTTTAAAATACTTATTTCTTGTCAGCAAACAAGATTTCAATTATGATCAAGTTATATCAATTGGACCAAAGAATTGTTTGCCATGGcacaatgaattttatttttgatgtaCAGTTGAGTTATATGCTATTAACACAAAATTGGTAAATCCTATTAAAACATCCACCTCACTAAAATGATCACTACACAATAGTTCATATAACTCTCCACATATGCCACCAAAACTTTAAGACCAGTAAAAACCCTCCCCCCAAAAAATTTGAGACTCATTAATCCAAAGTAAGCATTGCTGTACACTGACAGTGTCAATTCAAGCAATGCGACTAACTTTCAACCAGTTTTCATTTTGCATAACCTGTAATTCTGCAGTGCCACTAACAATTTTTTGTACTTGCCCTAACATTGTAAAGCAACACTTGCTCATCATAATTCTCAGGAGGTCTCAGGTGGCCAATTTTGTTTAGATTTATTCATTTCCATGCCAATATTTTTGCACTTAAATGTAATTTTAGGTAGAATACACAATCTATTCAAAAGAAAGACCATTACTTAAAACAGACTAACTGCGACACTGATATAGCTGCATTGTAGTGGTTTGTTGCTGTGCCAGCTACATTAACAGTACAATACTATCATAAATCAAACACATGATAGAGCAAATACTGCACTTCTCACAGCTATTGGCTGCTGCAGTTTGGTTCATGCAGATTCACATAAGCTAATATGTTCATACTGTACAATGTAAACAGTGCAGAaccaataaaatattccaatttctaTAGGAAGCAAACAATTCAATAACAATATTTTATATCCCCAGTCAGACTAAACCAaattcatcattttttttaaatgacatatttcttcttcttcactCTATACTTTTTCACATATTTGTTGCATGTGATTATGAGACTGCACCCAGTTATTATCATGAAGCCCAATTttacagcctggtgaatctttttctGTCTGCCAACAACACATCCAGTAAGAACGCCCATAGGGTACAACTTTATAATAGGGTTTTGAGTGCCACCGACATTGTGACACATCCCCCTTTGAGTAATGCTTTTTACATTGCTTGCATGGATCATCTTTGTATCGTGGGTCACAGACCCAGCGCGAATCTGTTGCTCTAATGTCATAGTTTTCTATAATGAACTTAAAATAATGGCACGAGCATTTGAGAGCTGCCAGGGTTTTGGTAGGAAGGAACATGAAAATCTTCACCATGATGTGGTGTGGCAAAAAGGCCATGTATTGCCGAGGCTCAAGAAGCTGTTGGATTTTGAAGCGAGTTTCTAGGAACTCATGAGATACTTGCCTTCTTAGAGGAAAGGGCTCAGTTAATGAAGGGTACATAGTTCCAAAAGGTGTAAGAGAATTGCTCTGATTCGCTTCTGAGCAACTTCTGTTAAATGTTCTGCTTTCAGCAATCAGAAAGTCATCCCTGCAATGTGCAATATCCAGGATTTCCTCAGTAGTATTTTCAATTGAATCCAAGTTTTCCATGTGGGACTGTTCAAGTGTGAAAAATAGTTCTCCAGGAAGGGGTTCCTCACAAGGATTAAATCTAGTTACTGATGTACATTCTGTTGCTTCCTTCACCCTCTTAACCATATTCCTATCCACCACACAGGACTCTAACTCATTGACAATAAAGTTATTTGCATATTCACCCATACCATTCTCTGCTAAAGTAAAGTTTGATACAAACTTATTGTCCATCTCCCAACACAGTGATGGGCTATTACAGGACTCCACTGATATCTCAACATCACTACTGCAATGTTCTCTGGTACTATTTGGCAATGATGTTGCTTCCTTGTGGGTTAATGAAGCCTCTTTAGAAGAGAGATCAAATACCACACCAGAAAAGTTAATAGCTAGAGATGGAACATTATCCTGTGGTTCAGTGCATGGTTTAGTATAGTTTGAGCTTATGTGGCTGCATTGTTCTTTGCTTTGCCCAATGTTATCAACTGTTCTGGGTGCACCAGTTGATTTTCTAATTATGCCTGTACTCTTGGTACTTTCTTCTGAAAGGTGCGGATTAGTCAACAaaactctccccacccctctccgaAAGCTATTATTCCTAGCTTCTCCATTTCTGTTGTGCTGATTTTTTAAGCACTCAGATTCAAGCTTAGCTATTACTTCTATAACTCGAACATATTCACCCTGTAGTTTTTTATTTTCTGTGGACTTTTTGTGACTTAAACCAGACTCAGATCCTGTGTGTGAAATGGCTTCTACTGATGGGGACCCTACCTTTGAATGCGCAATACTTGGCAAGTGAGCATTGGCATTTGTAAACATTTTGCTGCAGTCGGGGAGAAGAGAATTTGCCCTTTGTTCTAGAAGAGCCACCATTTCTGCTACAGAAAGAGAGCTGCTATGACAATGTCCATCAGCATTTTGTTTATCAAGATTTACATTTGAATTCTCATCACAGTTACTGGTTGTTTGTGGGTCAGCACGCAAATATCGTCTGTCAATATCCTTTACACTatcttttctcattggttgaaTTTTTACTTTCTCTAGATCAATAGATTTCCTTCTGCGTTTAGCAGTTGTGACCTCGGCATCCCAACTGCTTTTTAATTTCATGGAACTCGTCCTATTATTGCATTGATGTGCTGCAAAGAAGGCAATTTTCTCCTTTGTGTTACCAGGTTTTATGACAGCCCAGATATCCAATTGTGCCTCCCCTTCTTCCTGATGAATTGAAGGAGGCAGAATGTTTTCAGACATGTGTTTCTTTCTTCCCTTAAAGCTAACATTATCAGCTGGATTCCTCATAttgcacattttattttgagAAATGAAACTAAAAGGTCTTGGACACCACAAGCTGATGTGAGATGCCAAAGCAAAGGATTTACAACACAATGGTTTGTTGCAGGTGGATTGGCATCTTTCAACCCCTACAGTTGTATGGTGGCTTGAATGGAGCTCTCTGAGTGCCTCCTGGCTTGATTCAAGAGATGCATCTTTCTTTTGTAGCTTTGGGTATGGCTTGAGATGCATGGTTGCAATCCTACAGATAAAGAGAAAAATTATCACAATACAACCgtacattttaattaaataaaataaaaatacagaagaGATACTTTGCAATATTTCATACATGGTGAACGATACCCACAGAAATATTTAGTCTTGACATATAGTAATATCAGCTACCTGCTCAACAGCTCGAGTTCAGGAGGCCTAAACCCGTGGAGCAAGCATCTAACACCTTTCCCAGGGCATTCTATAAACATATCTATGTGAGTAGACAGAACTGTTGGTAAGCCACAATACTGAACATAATTACATTCCTATGCTTACTGCAAAGCAGGCTATCCCCTTTATTGGCTGAAATCAAATGCATCACCCAGATGGCACAAGAAAGAACTCAAAACTGGAGTTAGTGGAACCCTTAACTATCCATAAGCAAGCCCCgtcaaaaataaaatgagaaataaataagTTTGTGCTACTAATAAACACCATTACAGAGATTTAACTACATAATGAAACTAGGAATAAATTTATAGGACTATCACCTGCACTACAAAGCTAATCATGGTATACTGATAAAGCTGTTTCCAGATTGGAACTGGGTACAACTAACATAAAAACCAGTGGGAATCAAGTTAAAGGAAGGAACAAGTTCTTAATTTGGCAGCATGGTGATGGCGTATTTAGTGGTGCTGCTTCACAGCaactcagattcaatcctgactatTGATGTCGTCAGTATGGAACTTGCACGTGACTTTCTCGGACAGAAATGTATGGAGGAAAATAGAAAGCAAATGCAGTTGTTCATGCTGTTACAAATTAGGATCgtagaaattaaatttaaaatattactgtATCTCATCATGAAATGTTAagtaaaaggagagaaaaaaaaatcacagtaagcacaggagatgcaacatctgtcctttcacctcttcccttcccaccatcctgggACCCAATCTTTctggatgaagcagtgattcacttgcatttcttccaatctagtgtactgcattcagtgttcactatATGGTCTTCCCTATACTGAGGAAATCAAAAGTggtgatcgctttgcagaacATGTGTGCTCAGTCCTcaagagtgaccctgagtttTCTGTAACCTGACGCTTTAATTCTCTAACCTACTCCCACTGCAAACTGTCTGTGATATCCTGGATGTTACATTGAGGTCCAATggaagtttgaggaacaacatcacatcttctgtctgggcacattgcagctttccAGTCGCAATATTGTACTCTCCAAGTTTATGTTTctctatcagaactggccacttctgtcAAAAGAcatccatctgtgatgttggtttagtttttcctctctttccattagtacagcttgacctgctgggcacatcccacagCCTTGCTGTTGATGAAAAGAGATTGACAAATAAATACTCTTCATTCTATCCAtccttcccatcaacttctctccaacttaaaattaacactatcatctttcttttccatttctgatgtagggtctctgacctgaagtgttaattttatttctctttccacagacattgctgcacctgctgtgtttcctgcattttctgtttttattatgataTTTTCACCTTGGAAATAGCGACCAGAACATAGAGGAATTTAGTGGCTGCCTGTTGTCAACCAAAGCGAGTAAAACATACCCAAACTCAACTTTATAGAAAGTAGTTTGTAAGGGAATATTATAAAGCCAAAAGCATATACCTGACATTATTTTAGAAGAGAAAATTAGAggaaaaatgcaatatttttaaaaatatattcccgTTAAGGCATGCTGGAATATAATATTAAACTTGCTTGTTTGCAGAAGAAAAACCTGAGATGGTGTAGAGAAAAAGGGTGATAGACAAGAGTAGAAAATGCTGCGTTGTGGTGGtttgggcaaaaaaaaaattgatttcttCAAGTACAAAATCTCATAACCCAagataaatcagaaaataataaatacaattaagTTGGGGTAAAGGATGGGGTGGAAAAGGGTTGAGAAACTGATTCACAAGCCAAATACAAGAGAATGGGATTGTTGTGAATATAAAACAAcggaaaaatcaaaataaactgcagatgatggaaatatgaagcaaaagcaaaattctggaagtactctGCTGATCAGGCATCACCTGAGGAGACTGTAAAACAAGTGTTCAGAAACCAAAAtaaaggaggagagaagaaagatggGAATAAAAGAAAGAGAGTCAAAGTAAAAGCTTATATTTAATTATCTTACACACAAAATCTCAAATGATTATTAAAGTTTGAAGGAATAAGACtatctgatgaaagttcattttcAATGCCAGAGgggttatttaaaaataatcataATTCATATTTATTATCCCCTTAAATAAATGAAGAAACTAACTTTTTTTGGCAAACTTCATGGTAATTATTGCAACTTCATGTTGAGTCACCATGAGGTTCTTGTGTAAATGATTAGGAAACTTCAATTTCTGATATAGCAAATTGCTTTCTGATTTACTCTATTAGGACAGCGTGAGCTTTTCCATTATACTTACCACAAAATATGAGCCACTACAAATAACTCAATAGCAAACAAGGAAAACAGGTGAAACAGTGCACTTacttattacagcacaggagacttGTCTGCTCAATGGGTCTATGCCACCTCCCAGAGataccccatcagtcccattacccTTTTATTTACCTGCAGTCAATTCCCTCTCGTATGGCCAAAGTTCCCCCTCGATACTTCTgccacactaggggtaacttacagtagccaattaacctaccagcaaatctttgggatACTGGAGGAAGCCAGGGTACCCCAGGGAAAGTGCAAACTGTAACAGgtagtactggaggtcaggaacgAACACCAATCAttggacctgtgaggcaacagcactaactgctgtgccaccctgCAACACTTGAACCAAAACAGGTTTAAAGTTAGTACCATAAACTATATCTTGCCAAGATTTGAGGAAGATCAGATTCAACTGATACAATTTGCAATAAATTTGCTGCTTGTTTATTTTCACGTTGTACTACGTAGGAGACTAGCACATAAAATTAGCACACACATGGTTGGAATGCTTCCAAAATATACTGAAAAATGTCTGAAACACAGCAAAAGGTACAAAGATCTAGACAGGTATGGAACAATGTAACCTGTAAATTCCTCACTGATCAGTGCTGGGCTGATTATTGTTCATAAACTACTTAATATGTTGGAGTGGGAATAGAAACCAATTATTCAAAGATTGTATTTGATACCAAACTGTGAGAAACTATAAACAATCAGGAACAGGCTGATCAAAAACAGAAGGACTAAGTTTGAAGGTATATCTCTTTATGCTACCCACCATAAAATCTGTTCATATCACATCCTTGTGTCTCATTTGGAGTCCTAAGTACATCAAAGCAAACTTGCTCAAGGGAACAAAAGTTTGCCTGGTGAAGAGCGGTGAAAGTCACTAAACAAGATGAAGAGGAGAAGAAAAGTAATAAAATTGATAAACACATTTTTTAGATGCTTCTTTAGGAGCTTACATTTATATTAATACCTTTCACATCAAGATATTTTCACAGAAGGCAAGGTGGAAATCAAACAGAATTGGCACAATGTAGTCAAGCTTGTAAGCAGTGTGAAGCTGAATGGGAGCAGGCAGGTCGGTTGAGGTACCTGCCTAGGAGTGAGGTTGGGGTACAGAAGAAAAAATATCATGCAAATTAAAAATCACTATGGTCTAGAATCAAGAAAAGCAAAATGATACTTCAGTGGAAGGCAGTGAATACTGTTTCTCAAGTCATAGTGTCAATTGAGAGGGAAAATTATGACACAAGTACAACAACACATTggtaaggtaaaaacaataatggatAACAAATATATTTCTGCTACACtcactaattttctttttaaacagaatGCCAAATGTTCATACTCGCCAAATTGATATTTCATTAAAATTTGTAATCCATTCAATATATTGTGTCTCAAAAATATAAACCTAGTTCTTACAACAAATTTTTATACACACTAActcaatataatttttttaaaaaagcaatgaaTTTACATATTATTCATCCAAGCGTTTAAAGAAATAGAGAATCCTTCAAACTTTGCAGATTATTGGATCGACTTAATTGCACCATCTAGCAAAGGTCATGCGGTCAAAAATACCAAGTTATATTTACAGGATGACAAACTGGGTGTTTGAACACTTGAGGTTTCATTcatggatgggggaagggggtggtgaagaaaaataattactGACCCTTTTCTATGTAATGGTTTCATATCCCTGGTATGCAAcccctttcttctctccaaagtATGCTACATCTTGGTGGGGCTGGAATAAGCTGATACAACAACACACACAGAAGTTCAAAAATGCTAGATATGGATGGCACTTTAAAATCATAAACGTTCCAGGATAAGTAGAAATATTTTAATGCTTTACCTTGATGCAAAAAAGGTTTTATAAGTGTTGCAAATGCTGACTAATGGACAATGATTTTCTGACAATGTCATCAAAATTTACCTAATTAATTGAAGCATGCACTTTTCCCCCTCTTATACAAGCAGTTATTAACTGATATTCTCACCAGAGATAATTCCAAAGTAAGGCATACAGTCACTTCCTTCACTGCTTCCTATATCCGGACCTCTGAAAACCCGGCTTCTTACCACACAGTATTACCACATTTACTTCAAAACAAACTGAAAGAGAAGAGAGGAAATAATGTTACTTAACACACAGAAGTACCAAAACTAATAGTTCAGTGGCACACAAATGTTGGTTCCCTCACACCTTTGTCTTCTGACTTTAATAATATAAACAGGtaataaaaaaatcattgaagTAATAGTTGTAATAAAACTGTGATGTATGTAGAAATAAAATTGCGAATTTTCTGATTAATTTGCATCTTTGCAAGGGACTGTAGTCTATAGCAACAAATTAAAATACATAATAGTACATCATTAATAGTTTAATGATTAAGAACTTTAGAATTCGAAGTAATCTTGAAAGAACTAAAACAGTATAAGGTAGCTTCTCACACTCAACTGCTCCCAAATAACTATGCATAATAGCACAAGGAAGTAGAATGGTCACAGAACGTAGCACAAGCTAGATGAGAAAGATTCTAGTGCTGAAGTAAATGTAGTTATTACATTACAATCTCTGGAGATTCAGAGGCACGAGACTGTGTTTCAGAGCAAAGGAATGTC
The window above is part of the Pristis pectinata isolate sPriPec2 chromosome 1, sPriPec2.1.pri, whole genome shotgun sequence genome. Proteins encoded here:
- the fbxo34 gene encoding F-box only protein 34 isoform X1, producing MQYTRLEEMQVNHCFIQKDWVPGWWEGKRIATMHLKPYPKLQKKDASLESSQEALRELHSSHHTTVGVERCQSTCNKPLCCKSFALASHISLWCPRPFSFISQNKMCNMRNPADNVSFKGRKKHMSENILPPSIHQEEGEAQLDIWAVIKPGNTKEKIAFFAAHQCNNRTSSMKLKSSWDAEVTTAKRRRKSIDLEKVKIQPMRKDSVKDIDRRYLRADPQTTSNCDENSNVNLDKQNADGHCHSSSLSVAEMVALLEQRANSLLPDCSKMFTNANAHLPSIAHSKVGSPSVEAISHTGSESGLSHKKSTENKKLQGEYVRVIEVIAKLESECLKNQHNRNGEARNNSFRRGVGRVLLTNPHLSEESTKSTGIIRKSTGAPRTVDNIGQSKEQCSHISSNYTKPCTEPQDNVPSLAINFSGVVFDLSSKEASLTHKEATSLPNSTREHCSSDVEISVESCNSPSLCWEMDNKFVSNFTLAENGMGEYANNFIVNELESCVVDRNMVKRVKEATECTSVTRFNPCEEPLPGELFFTLEQSHMENLDSIENTTEEILDIAHCRDDFLIAESRTFNRSCSEANQSNSLTPFGTMYPSLTEPFPLRRQVSHEFLETRFKIQQLLEPRQYMAFLPHHIMVKIFMFLPTKTLAALKCSCHYFKFIIENYDIRATDSRWVCDPRYKDDPCKQCKKHYSKGDVSQCRWHSKPYYKVVPYGRSYWMCCWQTEKDSPGCKIGLHDNNWVQSHNHMQQICEKV
- the fbxo34 gene encoding F-box only protein 34 isoform X5, whose translation is MHLKPYPKLQKKDASLESSQEALRELHSSHHTTVGVERCQSTCNKPLCCKSFALASHISLWCPRPFSFISQNKMCNMRNPADNVSFKGRKKHMSENILPPSIHQEEGEAQLDIWAVIKPGNTKEKIAFFAAHQCNNRTSSMKLKSSWDAEVTTAKRRRKSIDLEKVKIQPMRKDSVKDIDRRYLRADPQTTSNCDENSNVNLDKQNADGHCHSSSLSVAEMVALLEQRANSLLPDCSKMFTNANAHLPSIAHSKVGSPSVEAISHTGSESGLSHKKSTENKKLQGEYVRVIEVIAKLESECLKNQHNRNGEARNNSFRRGVGRVLLTNPHLSEESTKSTGIIRKSTGAPRTVDNIGQSKEQCSHISSNYTKPCTEPQDNVPSLAINFSGVVFDLSSKEASLTHKEATSLPNSTREHCSSDVEISVESCNSPSLCWEMDNKFVSNFTLAENGMGEYANNFIVNELESCVVDRNMVKRVKEATECTSVTRFNPCEEPLPGELFFTLEQSHMENLDSIENTTEEILDIAHCRDDFLIAESRTFNRSCSEANQSNSLTPFGTMYPSLTEPFPLRRQVSHEFLETRFKIQQLLEPRQYMAFLPHHIMVKIFMFLPTKTLAALKCSCHYFKFIIENYDIRATDSRWVCDPRYKDDPCKQCKKHYSKGDVSQCRWHSKPYYKVVPYGRSYWMCCWQTEKDSPGCKIGLHDNNWVQSHNHMQQICEKV
- the fbxo34 gene encoding F-box only protein 34 isoform X3; its protein translation is MTLSENHCPLVSICNTYKTFFASRIATMHLKPYPKLQKKDASLESSQEALRELHSSHHTTVGVERCQSTCNKPLCCKSFALASHISLWCPRPFSFISQNKMCNMRNPADNVSFKGRKKHMSENILPPSIHQEEGEAQLDIWAVIKPGNTKEKIAFFAAHQCNNRTSSMKLKSSWDAEVTTAKRRRKSIDLEKVKIQPMRKDSVKDIDRRYLRADPQTTSNCDENSNVNLDKQNADGHCHSSSLSVAEMVALLEQRANSLLPDCSKMFTNANAHLPSIAHSKVGSPSVEAISHTGSESGLSHKKSTENKKLQGEYVRVIEVIAKLESECLKNQHNRNGEARNNSFRRGVGRVLLTNPHLSEESTKSTGIIRKSTGAPRTVDNIGQSKEQCSHISSNYTKPCTEPQDNVPSLAINFSGVVFDLSSKEASLTHKEATSLPNSTREHCSSDVEISVESCNSPSLCWEMDNKFVSNFTLAENGMGEYANNFIVNELESCVVDRNMVKRVKEATECTSVTRFNPCEEPLPGELFFTLEQSHMENLDSIENTTEEILDIAHCRDDFLIAESRTFNRSCSEANQSNSLTPFGTMYPSLTEPFPLRRQVSHEFLETRFKIQQLLEPRQYMAFLPHHIMVKIFMFLPTKTLAALKCSCHYFKFIIENYDIRATDSRWVCDPRYKDDPCKQCKKHYSKGDVSQCRWHSKPYYKVVPYGRSYWMCCWQTEKDSPGCKIGLHDNNWVQSHNHMQQICEKV
- the fbxo34 gene encoding F-box only protein 34 isoform X2, with product MLFLKLPLDLNVTSRISQTVCSGSRIATMHLKPYPKLQKKDASLESSQEALRELHSSHHTTVGVERCQSTCNKPLCCKSFALASHISLWCPRPFSFISQNKMCNMRNPADNVSFKGRKKHMSENILPPSIHQEEGEAQLDIWAVIKPGNTKEKIAFFAAHQCNNRTSSMKLKSSWDAEVTTAKRRRKSIDLEKVKIQPMRKDSVKDIDRRYLRADPQTTSNCDENSNVNLDKQNADGHCHSSSLSVAEMVALLEQRANSLLPDCSKMFTNANAHLPSIAHSKVGSPSVEAISHTGSESGLSHKKSTENKKLQGEYVRVIEVIAKLESECLKNQHNRNGEARNNSFRRGVGRVLLTNPHLSEESTKSTGIIRKSTGAPRTVDNIGQSKEQCSHISSNYTKPCTEPQDNVPSLAINFSGVVFDLSSKEASLTHKEATSLPNSTREHCSSDVEISVESCNSPSLCWEMDNKFVSNFTLAENGMGEYANNFIVNELESCVVDRNMVKRVKEATECTSVTRFNPCEEPLPGELFFTLEQSHMENLDSIENTTEEILDIAHCRDDFLIAESRTFNRSCSEANQSNSLTPFGTMYPSLTEPFPLRRQVSHEFLETRFKIQQLLEPRQYMAFLPHHIMVKIFMFLPTKTLAALKCSCHYFKFIIENYDIRATDSRWVCDPRYKDDPCKQCKKHYSKGDVSQCRWHSKPYYKVVPYGRSYWMCCWQTEKDSPGCKIGLHDNNWVQSHNHMQQICEKV
- the fbxo34 gene encoding F-box only protein 34 isoform X4, with translation MIATMHLKPYPKLQKKDASLESSQEALRELHSSHHTTVGVERCQSTCNKPLCCKSFALASHISLWCPRPFSFISQNKMCNMRNPADNVSFKGRKKHMSENILPPSIHQEEGEAQLDIWAVIKPGNTKEKIAFFAAHQCNNRTSSMKLKSSWDAEVTTAKRRRKSIDLEKVKIQPMRKDSVKDIDRRYLRADPQTTSNCDENSNVNLDKQNADGHCHSSSLSVAEMVALLEQRANSLLPDCSKMFTNANAHLPSIAHSKVGSPSVEAISHTGSESGLSHKKSTENKKLQGEYVRVIEVIAKLESECLKNQHNRNGEARNNSFRRGVGRVLLTNPHLSEESTKSTGIIRKSTGAPRTVDNIGQSKEQCSHISSNYTKPCTEPQDNVPSLAINFSGVVFDLSSKEASLTHKEATSLPNSTREHCSSDVEISVESCNSPSLCWEMDNKFVSNFTLAENGMGEYANNFIVNELESCVVDRNMVKRVKEATECTSVTRFNPCEEPLPGELFFTLEQSHMENLDSIENTTEEILDIAHCRDDFLIAESRTFNRSCSEANQSNSLTPFGTMYPSLTEPFPLRRQVSHEFLETRFKIQQLLEPRQYMAFLPHHIMVKIFMFLPTKTLAALKCSCHYFKFIIENYDIRATDSRWVCDPRYKDDPCKQCKKHYSKGDVSQCRWHSKPYYKVVPYGRSYWMCCWQTEKDSPGCKIGLHDNNWVQSHNHMQQICEKV